The region ACCGAGTTGACCGACGAGGTCGGCAAGCGCCTGGGCGAGCGCGGCCACGAGTTCGGCACGGTGACCGGGCGGCCGCGGCGCTGCGGCTGGTTCGACGCGGTGATGGTGCGCCAGGCGATCAAGGTCGGCGGCATCGACGGCATCGCGCTGACCAAGCTGGATGTGCTCGACGGCTTCGACGCGCTCAAGATCTGCACCGGTTACAAGCTGCGTGGCGAGGTGATCCATCACTTCCCCTCGTCCGCCGGCGACCAGGCCGCGGTCGAGCCGGTCTACGAGACCCTGGAAGGCTGGAGCGAGTCGACCCAAGGTGCGCGCCGCTGGGCCGACCTGCCGGCGACCGCGGTCAAGTACGTGCGCCGGGTCGAGGAACTGATCGAGGCGCCGGTCGCCCTGCTCTCGACCAGCCCGGAACGCGACGACACCATCCTGGTCCACGACCCGTTCAGGGGATGAAATTCTCCCTCGCCCCGCGTGCGGGGAGAGGGTTGGGGTGAGGGGCGGCGGTGATAAGGCCCAGCACCCCTCACCCTAGCCCTCTCCCCCCGTCGGGGGCGAGGGAACTGATGGTGTTACGCTGTCGCCCCTTCCACCGGCACCACCTGGTGGCGGGCGGCGTTGCGCATGGCTTTCTGCAACTTCTCGAAGGCACGGACCTCGATCTGGCGCACGCGCTCGCGGCTGATGCCGTATTCCTGGCTGAGGTCTTCCAGCGTTACCGGCTCCTCTTCCAGGCGGCGGCGCTGGAGGATGTCGCGCTCGCGGTCGGTCAAGCCGCCCATGGCCTGGGTCAGCAGGTTGCGGCGGATCGACATTTCCTCGCGGTCGGCCAGCACGGTTTCCTGGCTGGGCGAATCGTCGACCAGCCAATCCTGCCATTCGCCGTCGCCGTCGATGCGCAAGGGGGCGTTCAGGCTGTGATCGGGGGCGGCCAGGCGGCGGTTCATCGAGACCACGTCGGCCTCGGGCACCGCCAGCTTGTGGGCGATCACCTTCACCGTGTCGGGATGCAGGTCGCCCTCCTCCAGGGCCTGCAGCTTGCCTTTCAGGCGGCGCAGGTTGAAGAACAGCTTCTTCTGGGCGGCCGTGGTGCCCATCTTCACCAGGCTCCACGAGCGCAGGATGTATTCCTGGATCGCGGCGCGGATCCACCACATGGCATAGGTCGCAAGGCGGAAGCCCTTGTCGGGCTCGAACCGCTTCACCGCCTGCATCATGCCGACATTGCCCTCGGAAATCAGTTCAGACACCGGCAGACCATAGCCGCGATAGCCCATGGCGATCTTGGCGACCAGGCGCAGATGGCTGGTGACCAGGCGGTGGGCGGCATCGGCGTCGCCGTGCTCGCGCCAGGCCTTGGCCAGCATGAATTCCTCGTCCGGCTCCAGCATCGGGAACTTGCGGATTTCGGACAGGTAGCGCGACAGGCTGCCTTCGTCGGGCAGCATGGGCATTTTCATCGTCGAAGGAACACTCATCGGACAACCTCCAGCCTCAGGGGCCAGGCCAAACCTTCGATCGCTACAGTCCGGATATACGCGCCTTCGCGCAATA is a window of Oleomonas cavernae DNA encoding:
- the rpoH gene encoding RNA polymerase sigma factor RpoH, whose translation is MSVPSTMKMPMLPDEGSLSRYLSEIRKFPMLEPDEEFMLAKAWREHGDADAAHRLVTSHLRLVAKIAMGYRGYGLPVSELISEGNVGMMQAVKRFEPDKGFRLATYAMWWIRAAIQEYILRSWSLVKMGTTAAQKKLFFNLRRLKGKLQALEEGDLHPDTVKVIAHKLAVPEADVVSMNRRLAAPDHSLNAPLRIDGDGEWQDWLVDDSPSQETVLADREEMSIRRNLLTQAMGGLTDRERDILQRRRLEEEPVTLEDLSQEYGISRERVRQIEVRAFEKLQKAMRNAARHQVVPVEGATA